A single region of the Pseudomonas mandelii genome encodes:
- the fliQ gene encoding flagellar biosynthesis protein FliQ, with translation MTPEVAVDIFREALWLTTMMVAVLVIPSLLVGLLVAMFQAATQINEQTLSFLPRLLVMLVTLIVAGPWLVQTFMEYILQLYGNIPQVIG, from the coding sequence ATGACGCCGGAAGTGGCGGTAGACATTTTTCGCGAAGCGCTGTGGCTGACCACCATGATGGTGGCTGTGCTGGTGATTCCGAGTCTGCTGGTGGGCCTGCTGGTGGCAATGTTCCAGGCCGCCACGCAGATCAACGAACAAACCCTGAGCTTCCTGCCGCGCTTGCTGGTCATGCTGGTCACGCTGATCGTCGCCGGCCCGTGGCTGGTGCAGACGTTCATGGAATACATCCTGCAGCTGTACGGCAATATTCCTCAGGTCATCGGCTAA